A window of the Candidatus Liberibacter solanacearum CLso-ZC1 genome harbors these coding sequences:
- a CDS encoding lysozyme: MTDLLIDLIKRFEGLRLSAYRCSAGVWTIGYGHTRCIAKGLLITEQQANTLLLQNISKTINQALVISSILAEAGENRLSAICYFIFNIGVGRYKILHSSKMC, from the coding sequence ATGACAGATCTTTTAATTGATTTAATCAAAAGATTTGAGGGGCTTCGCCTATCGGCTTACCGATGTTCTGCTGGAGTGTGGACTATTGGTTATGGCCATACTAGATGTATTGCTAAAGGATTGCTAATCACTGAACAACAAGCGAATACTCTTTTGCTTCAAAACATTTCTAAAACTATCAATCAAGCCTTGGTTATATCTTCGATTTTAGCAGAAGCGGGAGAGAATAGACTTTCAGCTATATGTTATTTCATTTTTAATATTGGAGTTGGTCGATATAAAATACTCCACTCTTCGAAGATGTGTTGA
- a CDS encoding phosphoribosylaminoimidazolesuccinocarboxamide synthase, which translates to MNNHPPRKPITRIISEAYIPELPNYYPGKVRENYFLNDGTRITIATDRLSAFDRNITCIPHKGELLNKITQYWFQHTSDICENHALDYPDPNVLVGKQLQMFPIELIVRGYLAGNTKTSLLTFYKKGQRTIYGHSLPDNMHDNQKLPHTIITPTTKSSGPNFEHDKPISPHEIIQKGILTQNQWETISSYALALFERGCKLASERDLILVDSKYEFGLDKKNNIVLADEIHTPDSSRYWKAETYEKSLKEGTSPEGLDKDLIRNWILTHCNPYKDNIPNIPENILLHISQTYMTAYERITGLKFIGENSDFSPLHRIRNNLEQYINRCCT; encoded by the coding sequence ATGAACAACCATCCCCCAAGAAAACCAATAACGAGAATTATTTCTGAAGCTTATATTCCCGAATTGCCGAATTATTATCCTGGCAAAGTTCGGGAAAACTACTTTTTAAACGATGGAACTCGCATTACCATAGCAACAGACAGATTGAGCGCCTTTGACCGCAATATTACCTGTATTCCGCACAAGGGAGAGCTGTTGAACAAAATAACACAATACTGGTTTCAACATACATCAGATATCTGTGAAAACCATGCATTAGATTATCCAGATCCTAATGTTTTGGTTGGCAAACAATTGCAAATGTTTCCGATCGAATTAATCGTGCGCGGATATCTAGCGGGTAACACCAAGACATCCCTCCTTACCTTCTACAAAAAGGGACAGCGCACAATATATGGGCATTCCCTGCCTGATAACATGCATGATAATCAAAAATTACCCCACACTATCATAACCCCTACAACAAAATCCTCAGGACCCAATTTCGAACATGACAAACCTATTTCTCCGCACGAAATTATTCAAAAGGGAATTCTCACTCAAAATCAATGGGAAACAATTTCTTCTTATGCCCTTGCTCTCTTTGAGCGTGGATGCAAACTTGCATCAGAACGTGATTTAATTCTCGTCGACAGCAAGTACGAATTTGGACTCGACAAAAAAAACAATATCGTTCTAGCCGATGAAATTCATACACCCGATTCTAGCCGTTATTGGAAAGCTGAAACCTATGAAAAATCATTAAAAGAAGGAACTTCTCCTGAAGGGCTGGATAAGGATTTAATCCGCAATTGGATACTCACACATTGCAATCCCTATAAAGATAATATCCCTAATATTCCCGAAAATATACTACTTCACATATCACAAACTTATATGACAGCTTATGAAAGAATAACAGGATTAAAATTTATTGGCGAAAATTCAGACTTCTCCCCCTTACACCGAATCCGCAATAACTTAGAGCAATATATAAATCGCTGTTGCACATAA
- a CDS encoding Mrp/NBP35 family ATP-binding protein, producing the protein MNQNIEQQILDALKILYIPGETINIVDMKRLSNICIVQNTAYLSITVPHNLAQQLQSLRLNAQQIVQNIPQIKNAVVTLTENKSKPILDPIIENKLKINALIAIASGKGGVGKSTTAVNLACALKNKNKNVAILDADIYGPSIPKLLQLSGKAEILEKKILKPMENYGIKIMSMASLVDDNVAMIWRGPMVQSAIMHMFQNVSWGQLDFLLIDMPPGTGDAHLTVAQKIPLSGVVIVSTPQDLALIDVKRAINMYQKMKVPIIGIIENMSYFVTSDTGKRYDLFGNGGVRAEAEKMGIPFLESIPFDMDVRILSDLGIPIVIDNPNSVVSKMYQKISDRIQEYLLSKI; encoded by the coding sequence ATGAACCAAAACATAGAGCAACAAATTTTGGATGCGTTGAAAATCCTGTACATACCAGGAGAAACAATTAATATCGTGGATATGAAAAGACTATCCAATATCTGCATTGTCCAAAATACTGCCTACCTATCCATAACAGTCCCTCATAATCTAGCACAACAATTGCAATCCTTGCGCTTGAATGCACAACAAATTGTCCAAAATATCCCGCAAATTAAAAATGCTGTCGTTACTCTAACTGAAAATAAAAGTAAACCTATCCTAGATCCAATAATTGAAAATAAATTAAAAATTAATGCACTCATCGCAATAGCTTCCGGAAAAGGTGGCGTCGGCAAATCAACTACAGCCGTTAATCTCGCTTGTGCCTTGAAAAATAAAAATAAAAATGTCGCCATACTCGATGCAGATATTTATGGTCCTTCCATACCAAAACTGCTACAATTATCTGGAAAAGCAGAAATATTAGAAAAAAAAATCCTAAAGCCTATGGAAAATTATGGAATAAAAATAATGTCCATGGCTTCTCTTGTAGATGATAATGTGGCCATGATATGGCGTGGTCCAATGGTACAATCCGCTATAATGCATATGTTTCAGAATGTTTCTTGGGGTCAATTGGATTTTTTATTGATAGATATGCCTCCTGGAACAGGGGATGCTCATTTAACTGTTGCGCAAAAAATTCCTCTTTCTGGTGTTGTGATTGTTTCTACTCCGCAAGATTTGGCTCTAATTGATGTGAAAAGAGCGATTAATATGTATCAAAAGATGAAAGTGCCTATCATTGGTATAATCGAAAATATGAGTTATTTCGTAACTTCTGATACCGGAAAAAGATATGATTTATTTGGAAATGGTGGAGTACGTGCCGAAGCAGAAAAGATGGGTATACCTTTTCTAGAATCAATTCCTTTTGATATGGATGTTAGAATTTTATCAGATCTAGGAATCCCAATTGTAATAGATAATCCAAATTCGGTCGTTTCAAAAATGTATCAAAAAATTTCGGATCGTATCCAAGAATATCTTTTATCAAAAATATAA
- a CDS encoding potassium transporter Kup: protein MNTCREDLQKNNRNPFYLMFESIGVVYGDIGTSVLYAFKEALKTMNHTSLVGRVEVIGLVSLMIWILTIIVTIKYVLLLLRADNGGEGGILSLLALLLKKIPQHSNILIVLGLIGFALFIGDTMVTPALSVLSAVEGIRYIMPELDGFIILIALGILILLFMIQSHGTQGIACFFSPIMVIWLLMITISGLIHISDDWGILAAFNPLYALYMVVGKGSVSLLVLASVFLTITGAEALYADLGHFGRKPIQYAWMIIFPALTINYLGQGALVLANPEAIADPFYMMFAGWFLPFAILMATCATVIASQAVITGTFSLTRQAIHLGFLPPMKIFFTSETLKGQMFLPSINLFMFLGVMVFVIGFKNSESLVSAYGISVSGTMVISTIMFSVFSRVYWKWKLSKVIIFILPLLLIEMTFLGANLLRFFDRGYVPLLIATLFIVIMWTWIRGTNLLSTLTRHTDIPVQSFILSIEKSSQKVPGTAIFLTSDSEAVPDALLQNIKHNHVLHEQNIILTINTANQPRLPKEERFICEKISESFSRIQLFFGYMEEQNVSQALADLRNNGLKFEIMNTSFYLGRRKLVPISRSGMPNWQDNLFIMMFAYAEDPSDYFYLPANRVVEIVSHVNI, encoded by the coding sequence ATGAATACTTGTAGAGAAGATCTTCAAAAGAATAATAGAAATCCTTTTTATCTAATGTTTGAATCCATAGGTGTCGTTTATGGAGATATTGGTACTAGTGTTTTGTATGCTTTTAAAGAAGCATTAAAAACAATGAATCATACTTCTCTCGTAGGAAGGGTAGAGGTTATAGGTTTGGTTTCCTTGATGATTTGGATCCTTACTATAATTGTAACAATAAAATATGTGTTATTATTATTAAGAGCTGATAATGGTGGTGAAGGGGGAATATTATCTCTTCTTGCTTTGTTATTGAAAAAAATTCCCCAACATTCAAATATATTAATAGTATTAGGTTTGATTGGTTTTGCGTTATTTATTGGAGATACTATGGTAACTCCAGCACTTTCCGTTCTTTCTGCAGTAGAAGGTATAAGATATATAATGCCGGAATTGGATGGTTTTATTATTCTTATTGCGCTAGGAATATTAATTTTATTGTTTATGATTCAATCTCATGGAACTCAAGGAATAGCTTGTTTTTTTTCTCCTATTATGGTCATTTGGCTTTTAATGATAACAATATCTGGATTAATCCATATATCGGATGATTGGGGTATTCTTGCAGCTTTTAATCCTCTATATGCTTTATATATGGTTGTTGGGAAAGGAAGCGTTTCTCTTCTTGTATTAGCTTCAGTGTTTTTAACTATTACAGGAGCCGAAGCTCTTTATGCTGACCTTGGACATTTCGGGCGCAAACCAATTCAATATGCTTGGATGATTATTTTCCCTGCCTTAACAATCAATTATCTAGGGCAAGGAGCCTTAGTACTCGCAAATCCTGAAGCTATAGCAGATCCTTTTTATATGATGTTTGCGGGATGGTTCTTGCCTTTTGCAATTTTGATGGCAACATGTGCAACGGTTATTGCTAGTCAAGCCGTTATTACAGGAACATTTTCATTAACAAGACAGGCGATTCATTTAGGGTTTTTACCACCTATGAAGATATTTTTTACTTCAGAGACGCTTAAGGGACAAATGTTTTTGCCAAGTATCAATTTGTTTATGTTTCTGGGAGTCATGGTATTTGTAATTGGTTTTAAAAATTCTGAATCTCTGGTATCTGCGTATGGAATTTCTGTTAGTGGAACTATGGTCATTTCTACAATCATGTTTTCTGTATTTTCACGAGTATATTGGAAATGGAAACTTTCTAAAGTTATCATTTTTATCTTACCATTATTATTAATTGAAATGACTTTTTTAGGGGCAAATTTACTCAGATTTTTTGACAGAGGATATGTTCCATTACTTATTGCTACTTTGTTTATAGTAATAATGTGGACTTGGATAAGAGGAACAAATCTTTTATCTACATTGACGCGTCATACCGATATTCCTGTTCAGTCTTTTATTCTTTCAATAGAAAAATCAAGCCAGAAAGTTCCTGGTACTGCAATTTTCTTGACAAGTGATTCAGAAGCTGTTCCTGATGCTTTACTACAGAATATCAAACACAATCACGTATTACATGAGCAGAATATTATTCTTACAATTAATACCGCTAATCAACCACGTTTGCCCAAAGAAGAACGCTTTATATGCGAAAAAATTTCTGAAAGCTTTTCACGTATTCAATTATTCTTTGGATATATGGAAGAGCAGAATGTTTCTCAAGCACTCGCAGATCTAAGAAATAATGGATTAAAATTTGAAATTATGAATACATCTTTCTATCTAGGACGTCGTAAATTAGTACCGATATCTCGTTCTGGTATGCCTAATTGGCAAGATAATTTATTTATTATGATGTTTGCTTATGCAGAAGATCCATCTGATTATTTTTACTTACCTGCTAATCGAGTGGTAGAAATTGTTTCGCATGTCAATATCTAG
- a CDS encoding DUF475 domain-containing protein: MKINPFQIDIIHHFRWAILVTIIGILLSIGIGWETSHTLSGTSEILYICIILAIIEISLSCDNAILNAKNIQKMSPLWQRRFLTWGIVIAVFGMRIVFPIIIVCIVATINPIEAVKIAIFSPQDYLKIISDAHIPIAGFGGTFLMMVSLTFFFNRNKNIHWINFLEIPMSYLSRIRGIKFFLVLLLIIGISCILSIRDIYILIFSSTFALMTFYAINFLESILSGDNQTKSVAQKKHGLSLFLYLEIIDASLSFDGVISSFAITKNFFIIIIGLTIGAVYVRSMTVLMLKKGMLQKYKYLEHGSFYSIFVLSIVMFLQTVINVPEIFTGTSSVLLIILSIYSSIKNDSRNPKQKNKIDFFIKLYAIKYLFYLSNRYNVFLLYYA, encoded by the coding sequence ATGAAGATCAATCCATTTCAAATAGACATTATCCATCATTTTAGATGGGCTATTCTTGTCACTATAATAGGAATTTTACTAAGTATTGGGATCGGATGGGAAACAAGTCATACACTATCCGGAACAAGCGAAATACTATATATCTGTATCATACTGGCGATAATAGAAATATCTTTATCCTGTGATAATGCCATTCTTAATGCAAAAAATATACAAAAAATGTCTCCTCTGTGGCAAAGAAGATTTCTCACTTGGGGAATAGTAATAGCAGTATTTGGTATGCGAATAGTATTTCCAATTATAATTGTTTGCATTGTAGCAACAATAAATCCTATTGAAGCAGTAAAAATTGCTATATTTTCTCCTCAAGATTACTTAAAAATTATTTCTGATGCTCATATACCTATCGCAGGATTTGGGGGCACATTTTTAATGATGGTTAGCCTTACATTTTTTTTTAATAGAAATAAAAATATTCACTGGATTAATTTTTTAGAAATTCCTATGTCCTATTTATCCAGAATTAGAGGGATAAAATTTTTTCTTGTCTTATTATTAATTATAGGAATATCCTGTATACTATCCATAAGAGATATTTATATTCTAATTTTTTCTTCTACTTTTGCTCTAATGACATTTTATGCTATCAATTTTTTAGAGAGCATATTATCAGGTGATAATCAAACAAAAAGCGTTGCACAAAAAAAACATGGACTGAGCTTATTTTTATATCTTGAGATCATCGATGCAAGTCTTTCATTTGATGGAGTTATTAGTTCTTTTGCAATTACAAAAAACTTTTTTATTATAATAATCGGACTGACGATTGGTGCAGTATACGTTCGTTCAATGACAGTTTTAATGCTCAAAAAAGGAATGCTGCAAAAATATAAATATCTTGAACATGGATCATTTTATTCTATTTTTGTTCTTTCTATAGTCATGTTTTTGCAAACCGTGATCAATGTTCCCGAAATATTCACGGGAACAAGTAGCGTTCTATTGATTATTTTATCTATTTATTCGTCAATAAAGAATGATTCTCGTAATCCAAAACAAAAAAATAAAATTGATTTTTTTATAAAATTATATGCTATCAAATATCTTTTTTATCTTTCAAACAGATACAATGTTTTTTTATTGTATTACGCCTAG
- a CDS encoding pyrophosphate--fructose-6-phosphate 1-phosphotransferase: MVKHKVAFLTAGGIAPCLSSVIGMLISRYNEILPEAELIAYRSGYQGLLLDDKIEISHDMRQNAEKLLSYGGSPIGNSRIKLTNINDCIKRNLIKENENPLEVAAHNLMKNNVTILHTIGGDDTNTTACDLLNYLKEKGYNITVVGLPKTIDNDIVPIHQSLGALTAAKVSAQFFDNISNERSASPKSLIIHEVMGRNCGWLTAYAARSYLDMIRDRDYVNGLIFSPEFKAIDGIYLPEMSFNLEEETERLTMIMEKKGSVALFVSEGACRDVIVSDRLSSGDKIQRDSFGHILLDKINVGSWFSDKFANLIKAERSIVQKSGYFARSAASSEEDLILIRKMVILAVDGAIAGISGVTGEDERKNNLLRIIEFENILGGKIFDIKTPWFSDILQHTGQKY; encoded by the coding sequence ATGGTAAAGCATAAAGTTGCTTTTTTGACAGCTGGAGGCATTGCTCCGTGTCTATCTTCAGTTATTGGTATGCTCATTAGTCGTTATAATGAGATTCTTCCCGAAGCAGAGTTAATTGCTTATCGTTCTGGATATCAAGGACTACTCTTAGACGATAAGATTGAAATATCTCATGATATGCGTCAGAATGCGGAGAAATTGCTGTCTTATGGTGGTTCTCCTATAGGCAATAGTCGTATCAAATTAACGAATATTAATGATTGTATCAAGCGGAATTTGATCAAGGAAAATGAAAATCCTTTAGAAGTAGCCGCTCATAACCTTATGAAAAATAATGTTACTATTCTTCATACAATAGGAGGAGATGACACAAATACAACAGCTTGTGATCTTCTCAATTATCTGAAAGAAAAAGGTTATAATATTACTGTTGTTGGATTACCGAAAACGATCGACAATGATATTGTTCCAATCCATCAATCTTTAGGTGCTTTGACAGCGGCTAAAGTCAGTGCGCAATTTTTTGACAATATTTCTAATGAACGCAGTGCATCTCCTAAAAGTCTTATTATACATGAAGTCATGGGCAGAAATTGCGGATGGCTGACAGCCTATGCTGCACGCTCTTACTTAGATATGATTCGCGATAGAGATTATGTCAATGGGCTTATTTTTTCTCCTGAGTTTAAAGCTATAGATGGTATTTATTTGCCGGAGATGTCCTTTAATCTTGAAGAAGAGACTGAACGTCTAACCATGATTATGGAAAAAAAGGGATCTGTAGCTCTTTTTGTATCTGAAGGGGCTTGTCGTGATGTTATCGTGAGTGATCGTCTATCATCTGGTGATAAAATTCAGCGAGATTCTTTTGGGCATATTCTTCTTGATAAAATCAATGTTGGCTCTTGGTTTTCTGATAAATTTGCCAATCTCATCAAAGCAGAACGTTCCATTGTGCAGAAATCAGGCTATTTTGCTCGATCTGCTGCTTCTTCAGAAGAAGACCTTATTCTTATAAGGAAAATGGTTATTCTCGCAGTAGATGGAGCAATTGCTGGTATATCTGGTGTTACAGGAGAAGATGAGAGGAAAAACAATCTTTTGCGAATCATTGAGTTTGAAAATATTCTCGGAGGAAAGATTTTTGATATAAAAACACCTTGGTTTTCTGATATATTACAACATACAGGACAGAAGTACTAA
- the ychF gene encoding redox-regulated ATPase YchF produces MGFKCGIVGLPNVGKSTLFNALTRTATAQAANYPFCTIEPNSGEVAVPDPRMHKLAEIAKSKDLVPTSMSFIDIAGIVRGASKGEGLGNQFLANIREVDAIIHVLRCFDDENIIHVEGRINPINDIETIETELMLSDLERLERLFEKNKKHKNHKSENIQLTQSIISSSLRLIEEGKTVRSLLQSLDSDALSIFKSFNLLTAKPMLYICNVSESDCKKGNMHTEAIQKLATQQNAEMIIISAAIEEEISQLPEEERALFMEDLGVSVSGLELLIRSGYRLLDLITYFTVGPKETRAWTILRGTNAQKAAGFIHSDFERGFIRALTISYEDYIAMGGERAAKESGKARDEGKDYIVKDGDIMHFRFNV; encoded by the coding sequence ATGGGTTTTAAATGTGGTATTGTCGGACTTCCTAACGTTGGAAAATCAACTCTTTTTAATGCATTAACGCGTACAGCAACAGCTCAAGCAGCTAATTATCCCTTTTGCACGATAGAACCAAATTCTGGTGAAGTCGCTGTTCCTGATCCTCGGATGCATAAATTAGCTGAGATTGCCAAATCAAAAGATTTAGTCCCCACTAGTATGTCCTTTATAGATATTGCCGGAATAGTACGTGGCGCATCAAAAGGAGAAGGGCTTGGAAATCAATTTTTAGCTAATATTCGTGAAGTAGATGCCATTATACACGTACTCCGTTGTTTTGATGATGAAAATATTATTCATGTTGAAGGTCGGATTAATCCTATTAATGATATTGAGACAATAGAAACGGAATTAATGCTCTCTGACCTTGAGAGGCTTGAACGTCTTTTTGAAAAGAATAAAAAACATAAAAATCATAAATCTGAAAATATACAACTAACCCAATCAATTATCTCTTCATCTTTACGCTTGATAGAAGAAGGAAAAACAGTTCGCAGTTTATTACAATCTCTTGATTCAGATGCGCTATCTATCTTTAAAAGTTTCAATCTTCTCACTGCTAAACCAATGCTTTATATCTGCAATGTTTCGGAAAGTGATTGTAAAAAAGGCAATATGCATACGGAAGCAATTCAAAAATTAGCCACCCAACAAAATGCAGAAATGATTATAATTTCTGCCGCCATCGAAGAAGAAATATCCCAACTTCCAGAAGAAGAACGAGCTTTGTTTATGGAAGATTTGGGAGTTTCTGTATCAGGACTCGAATTACTCATTCGATCTGGATACAGACTTCTTGACTTAATAACATATTTCACGGTTGGACCTAAAGAAACACGTGCTTGGACAATTCTTCGTGGTACAAATGCTCAGAAAGCAGCTGGTTTCATTCACTCTGATTTTGAACGAGGATTTATACGTGCTCTCACAATCTCCTATGAAGATTACATAGCAATGGGAGGAGAACGTGCTGCAAAAGAATCAGGAAAGGCACGCGATGAAGGCAAGGATTATATCGTAAAAGATGGTGATATAATGCATTTTCGATTTAACGTATGA
- the pth gene encoding aminoacyl-tRNA hydrolase produces the protein MFIVAGLGNPGNEYSENRHNIGFMCVDRIHSFHSFPSWKKKFSAEISEKHLDDIRIILLKPQTFMNLSGKSLIEVINFYKLSLQNCLIIHDELDLSLGILRLKTGGGDAGHNGLKSISEKCGKNYKRLRIGIGRPQNKEYVIKHVLSDFYPSEQSVLFPILDNIARHIPLLVKKEDDLFLNYVVQRQELSSKIISL, from the coding sequence ATGTTCATAGTTGCTGGTCTTGGCAATCCTGGAAATGAGTATTCTGAGAATCGCCATAATATTGGTTTTATGTGCGTTGATAGGATTCATTCGTTTCATTCTTTTCCTTCTTGGAAGAAGAAATTTTCTGCCGAAATATCAGAAAAACATCTTGACGACATACGAATCATTCTCCTCAAACCACAAACTTTTATGAATTTATCGGGAAAATCTCTCATAGAAGTGATTAATTTTTATAAACTCTCTCTCCAAAACTGTTTGATTATTCATGATGAATTAGATCTTTCATTGGGAATATTGCGTCTTAAAACCGGCGGTGGAGATGCGGGGCATAATGGTTTAAAATCAATTAGTGAAAAATGCGGAAAAAATTACAAACGCCTCCGCATCGGAATTGGACGCCCCCAAAACAAAGAATATGTTATCAAACATGTTTTAAGTGATTTTTATCCTTCCGAACAATCCGTTTTATTCCCTATATTAGATAATATTGCACGACATATTCCCCTACTAGTTAAAAAAGAAGATGATTTGTTTCTAAACTATGTTGTGCAAAGGCAAGAGCTAAGTTCTAAAATTATTTCTTTATAA
- a CDS encoding DUF2336 domain-containing protein, protein MSVQSFIKWAKTAKLQERICIARILGRTWCMEELLADEKDSLVLAMTHLLDDPSSQVRLSLARAIALSNTAPKHVILALSEDHPDVSGTIILHSPVLNDNDLIDLIARGGNLTCIFIASRYQLSHVVAENLIEIGCIDNIIALLENKSACLSSVLLMRIAKLFSHNPYIRNLLSLRSDLSLKARYLLIKNVCNSLCQSKIMNTVISFRRIKVLSEENIRVGILEMVSNVNDSQNISELVEILQEEGQLTPVLLIYAIVIGSIQFVSIILAKISEYNQDRVYSILSTGGFHVVRSLYELVGLTSDISEIFVEATMIWREIAVDSVVINPSIIVEKLLERVRKRNIRGFPKEELLEMIERIHLDVNRRFVRSIENKSSRFIVAA, encoded by the coding sequence GTGAGCGTACAATCATTTATCAAATGGGCTAAAACAGCTAAATTACAAGAAAGGATTTGTATTGCCCGTATTTTGGGTAGAACTTGGTGCATGGAAGAATTATTAGCTGATGAAAAAGATTCTTTGGTCTTGGCAATGACACATCTACTGGATGATCCTTCTTCGCAAGTACGTTTATCTCTTGCCCGTGCGATAGCATTATCTAATACCGCTCCAAAACATGTTATTCTAGCTCTTAGTGAAGATCACCCTGATGTATCAGGGACTATCATCCTGCATTCGCCTGTTTTAAATGACAACGATTTGATTGATCTTATTGCTCGAGGAGGCAATTTGACATGTATTTTTATAGCTTCACGGTATCAATTATCGCATGTTGTCGCGGAAAATTTAATAGAGATTGGATGTATAGATAATATTATTGCTTTATTGGAGAATAAATCAGCTTGCTTATCCAGTGTGTTATTAATGCGTATAGCAAAACTTTTTTCTCATAATCCTTACATAAGAAACCTTTTATCGTTGCGTTCTGATTTATCTTTAAAAGCTCGATATTTGTTGATAAAAAATGTTTGCAATTCTCTATGTCAATCAAAAATTATGAATACAGTCATTTCTTTTCGTCGGATCAAAGTACTCTCTGAGGAAAACATAAGAGTGGGTATTCTTGAAATGGTATCCAATGTGAATGACTCGCAAAATATATCTGAACTCGTCGAAATTTTGCAAGAAGAGGGACAGTTAACTCCAGTTCTTTTAATTTATGCCATTGTAATTGGATCAATTCAGTTTGTTTCTATCATTTTGGCAAAGATTTCGGAATATAATCAAGATAGAGTCTATTCTATTCTCTCTACGGGTGGTTTTCATGTTGTTCGTTCCCTCTATGAATTAGTTGGACTTACTTCTGATATTAGTGAAATTTTTGTTGAGGCAACAATGATTTGGCGTGAAATTGCCGTTGATTCCGTTGTAATAAATCCAAGTATTATAGTAGAAAAATTATTAGAACGAGTGCGAAAAAGAAATATTCGTGGTTTTCCTAAAGAAGAATTATTAGAAATGATTGAAAGAATACACTTAGACGTTAACAGACGATTTGTCCGTTCAATAGAAAATAAATCTTCTCGGTTTATTGTGGCGGCATAA